The Winogradskyella schleiferi genome has a window encoding:
- a CDS encoding Hsp70 family protein, with the protein MSVYNKIVEAIDELNDEQLEIKDYLQSLKPDVRQLRASYRKPPPVYVDYAKQNIQSAYLITYLPHYYQLIYKILLEQDLQLMKSKADFSAVFIGGGPGSEAYGTVKYILEYCPNIKNINIDILDINAGTWNYSHSALTGFLLPELNRFNDVSLHWNSHQFDLVDSNVVSANRTLFDSADLVVIQNCINEIAQNEYQVLENNILDIFNFIPNASSLLLVDLTTSVRSQIAQLEKAVEAKFPDINKNTTSGNRSASAVTSINYIPSQIIRENLLNKTDGLWPRKHLKYDFSLLNKNLPKEKQEVNKIGINAIYRPLDNLKDSIQNLTDRSFIGIDFGTSSSVCSIAYVQDDKLKVELLEIEQKDHLGIAFSSTIVPSIIGIINNRFLLGKYANERRADLTLGTDGWYGFKENLIELKSYAYPTSKLYDHAEFPIKNAADALIVFLKRLKAEIDKIINDKQLPFEKRYSFSTPANYGLKEKELLESYIIQAGYEEGTFAFIEEPVSSLLGTIHQENLALDLEDDLNILVIDVGAGTVDCCAIRLVKDSDNVIAENLAIYRNSNMGGNLINRLIANRLFEKDNSLVINDDFISKNCEDLKLEFCKSVRTDAQVHYALPELSKSEINKQCNTRDYGNYNSIDISYSEFNDVMTNYFNGNENFKGFKSSIDKTVNEANLSRDDFNYVIISGGGAKNPYLRSLCADYFEVDKIVMPNNSQEQVGFGNAIQSFVSNAFGKQIIESVLNGGIYIYKNDNHTLIFEKGEVLPTLEYESMIDAGTYSIILYSDVTDEKVRFDWQQHINSNPLKFILKVNQESRIICDLVTDKSIIRLKPEINKQ; encoded by the coding sequence ATGAGTGTTTACAATAAAATTGTGGAAGCCATAGATGAATTAAATGATGAGCAACTAGAAATTAAGGATTACTTACAATCTTTAAAGCCAGACGTTAGACAGTTACGAGCTTCCTATAGAAAACCGCCACCTGTTTACGTAGATTATGCAAAACAGAATATTCAAAGTGCTTATTTAATCACCTATTTGCCTCATTATTATCAATTAATTTATAAGATACTTTTAGAGCAAGATTTGCAGTTAATGAAATCTAAAGCAGATTTTTCTGCTGTTTTTATTGGTGGAGGTCCAGGGTCTGAAGCCTACGGAACCGTAAAATATATTCTTGAATATTGCCCTAATATTAAAAACATCAACATTGATATTCTAGATATTAATGCCGGTACTTGGAATTATAGCCATTCTGCTTTAACTGGATTTTTGTTACCAGAATTAAATAGGTTTAACGATGTCTCATTGCACTGGAATAGTCATCAATTTGATCTCGTTGATTCAAATGTTGTAAGCGCAAATAGAACGCTGTTTGATAGCGCGGATTTAGTTGTAATTCAAAATTGCATAAATGAAATCGCTCAAAATGAATATCAAGTTTTAGAAAATAATATTCTTGATATTTTTAATTTTATCCCAAACGCTTCGTCGCTACTATTGGTTGACTTAACAACTAGTGTGAGATCGCAAATAGCGCAGTTAGAAAAGGCGGTTGAAGCCAAATTTCCGGACATTAACAAAAACACTACCTCTGGAAACAGAAGTGCTTCTGCAGTTACTTCAATTAATTATATTCCTTCTCAAATTATAAGAGAGAATTTATTAAATAAAACAGATGGTTTGTGGCCTCGCAAACATCTTAAATATGACTTTTCGCTTTTGAACAAGAATTTGCCAAAAGAGAAGCAAGAAGTCAATAAAATAGGAATTAATGCTATATACCGTCCTTTAGACAATTTAAAAGACTCAATACAAAATCTAACAGATCGTTCATTTATTGGAATAGACTTCGGAACATCTAGTTCTGTATGCTCCATAGCTTATGTTCAAGATGACAAGCTAAAAGTGGAATTGCTTGAAATTGAACAAAAAGATCATTTAGGAATTGCCTTTAGTAGTACCATAGTTCCTTCGATCATTGGAATAATAAACAACCGATTTTTATTAGGTAAATATGCTAATGAGAGAAGAGCCGATTTGACTTTAGGCACTGATGGCTGGTATGGCTTCAAAGAGAATCTAATAGAATTGAAAAGTTATGCTTACCCAACTTCAAAACTCTATGATCACGCTGAGTTTCCCATTAAAAATGCCGCTGATGCTCTAATTGTCTTTTTAAAGAGATTGAAAGCTGAGATTGATAAAATTATAAACGATAAACAATTACCTTTTGAAAAGCGTTATTCTTTTAGCACTCCAGCTAATTATGGATTAAAAGAAAAAGAACTTCTTGAAAGCTATATTATACAGGCAGGCTATGAAGAAGGAACATTTGCTTTTATAGAAGAGCCTGTTTCTTCTCTTTTAGGAACCATCCATCAAGAAAATCTTGCGTTAGATTTAGAGGATGACCTAAATATTTTGGTAATTGATGTTGGTGCAGGAACGGTTGATTGTTGCGCCATTCGATTAGTTAAAGACTCTGACAACGTCATTGCGGAAAATTTAGCTATCTACAGAAATAGTAATATGGGTGGTAATCTTATTAATAGACTAATCGCTAACAGGCTATTTGAGAAGGACAATAGTCTAGTTATTAATGATGATTTTATTTCAAAAAATTGTGAAGATTTAAAACTTGAATTTTGTAAATCGGTTAGGACGGACGCTCAAGTACATTATGCTTTACCTGAATTATCTAAATCAGAAATAAATAAGCAATGTAATACTCGTGATTACGGTAATTACAATTCGATTGATATTAGTTATTCAGAGTTTAATGATGTAATGACTAATTATTTTAATGGAAACGAAAATTTTAAGGGATTTAAAAGTAGTATCGATAAAACAGTAAACGAGGCTAATTTATCAAGAGATGATTTTAACTATGTCATTATATCTGGAGGTGGAGCAAAAAACCCTTACTTGAGATCACTATGTGCTGATTATTTTGAGGTAGACAAAATAGTTATGCCTAATAATAGCCAAGAACAAGTAGGGTTCGGAAATGCAATCCAATCTTTTGTTTCCAATGCATTTGGAAAACAAATTATTGAATCAGTTCTTAATGGAGGTATCTATATATACAAAAACGATAACCATACCCTAATATTTGAAAAAGGTGAAGTGCTGCCTACTTTGGAGTATGAGAGTATGATTGATGCTGGCACATATTCAATTATCTTATACTCTGACGTCACTGACGAAAAAGTTCGATTTGATTGGCAACAGCATATAAACTCGAACCCATTAAAATTTATCTTGAAAGTAAATCAAGAATCAAGAATCATTTGTGATTTAGTTACAGACAAATCAATCATTAGATTAAAGCCAGAAATAAACAAACAATAA
- a CDS encoding RNA-binding domain-containing protein, producing MALPININDLVHGQTVEWERLEFKQGWNPEEIVHTICAFANDINNWGGGYIIVGITENAGQPVLPPAGLQQNQLDQIQGEIVRLAHQLQPNYFPISQPYVIDGQHILVLWCPAGDNRPYTAPSTQGGKAQRHRYVRSGSRSIVARGVLDVQLTELAARIPFDDRINNQASIDNLDLATIQGYLQEVKSDLYAESTSMSLTEVARAMRIAKGPDEAIRPVNVGLLFFSKTPEAFFPRTQIEIVVHKDDTGKSFKEHIFNGPLHVQLRDALSFIKNNILSEQIVKHKDKAEADRFENYPYTAIEEALSNAVYHKSYEIGSPIEVQIWQDKIEILSYPAPVPPVTNKVLETKKRIVARDYRNRRIGDFLKELRLTEGRGTGFPSIYNAMEENGSPAPTFETDDESYVLVTLPARVNDQARDQEQTPTTNEATNQVKVPVFNTIEDIIAFSNQVSNQVSNQAKGEATVQVNDQASVGASVGAQASDSEDSIDLRNLTDGARDGARDGALKILNDQVHTEVVAILTAVKQWTKRTELFDSIGLTNRTGNRKKYLDPLFEFGWIQIEFPDNMTHPNQRYKITAAGKRILDLITA from the coding sequence ATGGCGTTACCTATAAACATAAACGACTTAGTACACGGGCAAACCGTAGAATGGGAACGCCTAGAGTTTAAACAAGGCTGGAATCCAGAAGAGATTGTACATACTATTTGCGCATTTGCAAATGATATTAATAATTGGGGTGGCGGTTACATTATAGTCGGTATTACAGAAAATGCAGGACAGCCTGTGTTGCCACCTGCAGGTTTACAGCAAAATCAGTTAGACCAGATACAAGGTGAGATTGTGAGGTTAGCCCATCAGCTACAACCCAATTATTTCCCTATAAGTCAACCGTATGTTATAGACGGGCAGCACATTTTAGTATTATGGTGTCCTGCGGGAGATAACAGACCTTACACGGCACCATCTACTCAAGGTGGTAAGGCGCAACGCCATAGGTATGTACGCTCAGGTTCGCGCAGTATTGTCGCAAGAGGTGTACTAGATGTACAACTTACAGAGCTTGCGGCGCGTATTCCTTTTGATGATCGTATTAATAATCAAGCGAGTATAGATAATCTGGATCTTGCAACCATACAAGGGTATTTACAAGAAGTTAAGAGTGACTTATATGCAGAGAGCACAAGTATGTCACTTACAGAAGTCGCGCGTGCAATGCGCATTGCAAAAGGTCCAGACGAAGCGATACGTCCTGTTAATGTGGGATTGCTTTTCTTCTCTAAAACACCTGAAGCTTTTTTCCCGAGAACCCAAATAGAAATTGTGGTTCATAAGGATGATACAGGCAAGTCTTTTAAAGAACATATTTTTAATGGACCATTGCACGTACAGTTACGTGACGCGCTATCTTTTATAAAAAACAACATTTTAAGTGAGCAAATTGTAAAACATAAAGACAAAGCTGAGGCAGATCGTTTTGAGAATTACCCATATACCGCTATTGAAGAAGCGTTATCTAATGCGGTCTATCATAAAAGCTATGAGATAGGTAGTCCTATCGAGGTACAGATATGGCAAGACAAAATAGAAATATTAAGCTATCCTGCGCCAGTACCACCTGTTACTAATAAAGTACTAGAAACTAAAAAACGTATAGTTGCCAGAGATTATAGAAATAGACGCATAGGTGATTTTCTAAAAGAGTTAAGACTTACTGAAGGTAGAGGAACTGGTTTTCCTTCTATATATAATGCAATGGAAGAAAATGGCAGTCCTGCACCTACGTTTGAAACAGATGATGAAAGTTATGTGCTTGTAACACTTCCTGCACGAGTAAATGACCAAGCTCGTGACCAAGAACAAACTCCTACTACTAATGAAGCTACTAACCAAGTTAAAGTTCCTGTTTTCAATACAATAGAAGATATTATTGCTTTTAGTAACCAAGTTAGTAACCAAGTTAGTAACCAAGCTAAAGGTGAAGCTACTGTCCAAGTTAATGACCAAGCTAGTGTCGGAGCTAGTGTCGGAGCTCAAGCTAGTGATAGTGAGGATTCTATTGATTTAAGAAATCTTACAGACGGAGCTCGGGACGGAGCTCGAGACGGAGCTCTTAAAATACTTAATGACCAAGTTCATACAGAAGTTGTTGCGATACTTACTGCAGTAAAGCAATGGACTAAAAGAACCGAATTATTTGATAGCATAGGCTTAACGAATCGAACAGGGAATCGTAAAAAATATTTAGACCCATTATTTGAGTTTGGATGGATACAAATAGAGTTCCCGGATAATATGACACATCCTAACCAACGCTATAAAATAACCGCAGCAGGAAAACGAATTTTAGACCTTATAACAGCATAA
- a CDS encoding 3'-5' exonuclease produces MIEEARLGPEQREIIDEIHDLQGKPIWIQGHAGSGKSIVLLHALTDYVIRNPKASIVVVVFTHALIDLLASGLRQIPALNGKRIPVITIYDVNKRLYKGEKFDAVFCDEIQDIPTVLLERMKKGCDQLIIAGDAAQSIYSSVPNFNEKPATKEEIVAQLNPVERTTTTIYRLTRTVIGVLKNVYTNLFADMVHIGREDSDIRLFKANNYKEEIKFSWNESKQINIDRSGEVNAVLFFKKNDMIKYVDTILELEGKQKWSEGTYPDYALSSRNFEAMNTYLNNQDIPLMYVGNGTGSLERANIENKIVLITYHSSKGLDFDAVALPGIQTDLGEADNENAVILVALSRAKRDLLITFTGSMYSGFKRFLLSTRVREINNLESDNDEVVF; encoded by the coding sequence ATGATAGAAGAAGCCAGGTTAGGTCCTGAGCAAAGAGAAATAATTGATGAAATACACGATTTACAAGGGAAACCTATTTGGATACAAGGTCACGCCGGATCTGGCAAATCTATTGTACTACTTCACGCTTTAACAGATTATGTTATAAGAAACCCTAAAGCCAGTATTGTAGTAGTTGTTTTTACACACGCCTTAATTGATTTACTAGCCTCAGGTTTGAGACAAATTCCTGCTTTAAATGGAAAACGGATTCCAGTGATAACAATCTATGATGTCAATAAGCGCCTTTATAAAGGAGAAAAGTTTGATGCAGTATTTTGTGATGAAATACAAGATATACCAACTGTTCTTTTAGAAAGAATGAAAAAAGGATGCGATCAATTAATTATAGCTGGTGATGCAGCACAATCTATTTATTCTTCTGTCCCAAACTTTAATGAAAAGCCCGCTACTAAAGAGGAAATTGTAGCACAACTGAATCCAGTAGAGAGAACGACTACCACAATCTATCGATTAACAAGAACGGTAATAGGTGTTTTAAAAAATGTTTACACAAATCTATTTGCAGATATGGTTCACATAGGTAGAGAAGATTCTGATATAAGGTTATTCAAAGCAAATAACTACAAGGAAGAAATAAAGTTCTCTTGGAACGAGTCTAAGCAAATTAATATTGATAGATCTGGAGAAGTTAACGCGGTATTGTTTTTTAAGAAAAATGATATGATAAAGTATGTCGATACCATATTAGAATTGGAAGGGAAACAAAAGTGGTCTGAAGGTACGTATCCAGATTATGCTTTGTCAAGTAGAAATTTTGAAGCTATGAATACATACTTGAATAACCAAGATATTCCATTAATGTACGTAGGTAATGGTACTGGATCTTTAGAGAGAGCTAATATTGAGAACAAAATTGTTTTGATTACCTATCATTCATCTAAAGGACTTGATTTTGATGCTGTTGCTTTGCCTGGTATTCAAACTGATTTAGGAGAAGCGGATAATGAAAACGCTGTAATCCTTGTTGCTTTATCTAGAGCTAAAAGAGATTTATTAATAACCTTTACTGGTTCTATGTATTCAGGGTTTAAGAGGTTTTTATTAAGCACTAGGGTAAGAGAAATAAACAATTTAGAATCTGATAACGACGAAGTCGTTTTTTAA
- a CDS encoding alpha-ketoglutarate-dependent dioxygenase AlkB family protein, translating to MDLFNQTPKEREFKKIDLLDGEIWYMENFIPLDKANSYFKKFVETINWRQEEIKMYGKTYPVPRKTAWYGYEGFNYKYSGILCNPEPWTKELLGIKRVIESFLPESDFNSVLLNLYRDGSDKVSWHADDEKGLGINPLIASVSLGATRRFDLKHKSDPNQKLQLELLPGSLVIMKGALQHNWLHQVPVQKRITDSRINLTFRTIVS from the coding sequence ATGGATTTATTTAATCAGACGCCAAAAGAACGAGAGTTCAAGAAAATAGATTTATTGGATGGCGAGATTTGGTATATGGAAAATTTTATACCTCTTGACAAAGCTAATAGCTATTTCAAAAAATTTGTGGAGACTATTAACTGGCGACAAGAAGAGATAAAAATGTATGGTAAAACCTATCCTGTGCCGCGCAAAACAGCTTGGTACGGTTATGAAGGTTTTAACTATAAATACTCAGGAATTTTATGTAATCCAGAACCTTGGACTAAAGAATTGCTGGGTATTAAAAGGGTTATAGAAAGTTTTTTGCCCGAGTCAGATTTTAATAGTGTACTGCTTAACTTATACAGAGACGGCAGTGATAAAGTAAGCTGGCACGCAGATGACGAAAAAGGCCTAGGTATAAACCCATTGATTGCATCAGTAAGCCTAGGTGCTACTAGACGTTTTGACTTAAAACACAAATCAGATCCTAATCAGAAACTTCAATTAGAGTTGCTTCCAGGTTCTTTAGTCATTATGAAGGGTGCTTTACAGCACAATTGGCTGCATCAAGTTCCTGTTCAGAAAAGAATAACTGATTCAAGGATAAATCTAACGTTTAGAACTATTGTAAGCTAA
- a CDS encoding site-specific DNA-methyltransferase — protein sequence MSEKLDMTSPDLVNANFEKLAELFPNCVTESATGKAIDFDLLKQELSHDIIEGNKERYRLEWPGKREAIVTANLPTTKTLRPIREDSVDFDNTENLYIEGDNLEVLKLLQESYLGKIKMIYIDPPYNTGKDFVYKDNFTGDKTEHEEESGQRDEYGRRLVPNPESSGRYHSDWLTMMYPRLKLARNLLTDDGVIFISIDDNEVDNLRKLCDETFGNVNFIGQLIWKSRQNKDNRNINGLSSDHEYILVYSRSSDVRVFKGTERKTEQYKNPDKDPRGKWVSGNMVGLLPEAQRPNCHYELLNPETGIIYDKPKMGWRYDQKTMSRLIEEKRILWPENVDGRPRRKVFLADVSKELPNFTSMIGEGIYTRNGTQDIDELFGDKYFDFPKPKDLIEILISQTTENSENHIVLDFFAGSSTSAHSVVSINSNDNGNRKFIQVQLPEAIDTKGKAYSEGYRSICDIGKERIRRAAKQIKEKTKANIDYGFRVYRLDESNMQDVYYKPQEYDQGQLDAFSDNVKPDRSSDDLLVQILLDWGLPLSLPIEQVTIEGKHVFKVASNSLYACFDTGIDEAFAKAVAQEKPLRIVFKDSGFKNDTAKENVKQLLKQLSPDTEMKVL from the coding sequence ATGAGTGAAAAACTAGATATGACAAGCCCAGACCTTGTTAACGCCAATTTTGAAAAACTAGCAGAACTATTCCCTAACTGTGTGACCGAAAGTGCTACAGGAAAAGCCATAGACTTTGACCTTTTAAAACAAGAGTTAAGTCACGACATCATAGAAGGTAACAAAGAACGCTACCGCCTAGAATGGCCAGGTAAACGTGAAGCCATTGTAACCGCAAACTTACCTACTACAAAAACCCTAAGACCTATACGTGAGGACTCTGTAGACTTTGACAATACAGAAAACCTGTATATAGAAGGTGATAATCTGGAAGTATTAAAGCTGCTGCAAGAAAGCTACTTGGGTAAGATTAAAATGATTTACATAGATCCACCATATAACACAGGTAAGGACTTTGTCTATAAAGATAATTTTACGGGCGATAAAACCGAGCACGAAGAAGAAAGTGGGCAACGTGATGAGTATGGAAGACGTCTTGTACCCAATCCAGAAAGCTCAGGACGATACCATAGTGACTGGCTCACAATGATGTACCCAAGATTAAAGCTTGCGCGAAATTTACTAACCGATGATGGCGTGATTTTCATTTCCATTGATGATAATGAGGTTGATAACCTTAGAAAACTTTGTGATGAAACTTTCGGAAATGTGAACTTCATAGGGCAATTAATTTGGAAAAGTCGTCAAAACAAGGATAATAGAAATATTAATGGTCTTTCTTCAGATCACGAATATATCCTTGTCTATTCTAGAAGTAGTGATGTTAGAGTTTTCAAGGGAACAGAAAGAAAAACAGAACAATATAAGAATCCTGATAAAGATCCTAGAGGAAAATGGGTTAGCGGAAATATGGTTGGACTATTACCTGAAGCTCAACGTCCGAATTGTCATTATGAATTATTGAATCCTGAGACAGGGATTATTTATGATAAGCCTAAAATGGGTTGGCGATATGATCAGAAAACAATGTCTAGGCTAATAGAAGAAAAAAGAATTTTATGGCCTGAAAATGTTGATGGTAGACCTAGACGTAAAGTTTTTCTAGCCGATGTTAGTAAAGAATTACCAAATTTCACATCGATGATTGGCGAAGGAATTTATACACGAAATGGCACTCAGGATATTGATGAGCTTTTTGGTGACAAATATTTTGATTTTCCAAAGCCTAAAGATTTGATTGAAATTTTAATATCTCAAACCACCGAAAATTCAGAAAATCATATTGTACTAGATTTTTTTGCAGGATCTTCTACGTCGGCACATTCTGTAGTTTCAATCAATTCAAATGATAACGGTAATCGTAAGTTTATTCAAGTCCAATTACCTGAGGCAATAGATACAAAGGGTAAAGCATACTCGGAAGGATATCGTAGTATTTGTGATATTGGGAAAGAGCGCATCCGCAGAGCAGCCAAACAGATTAAAGAAAAAACCAAAGCAAATATAGATTACGGCTTTAGAGTCTACAGACTTGATGAGAGTAATATGCAAGATGTGTATTATAAACCACAGGAGTATGACCAAGGGCAGCTGGATGCGTTCTCAGATAATGTAAAACCAGACCGCAGCTCAGACGACTTACTGGTACAAATACTACTAGATTGGGGCTTGCCTTTATCCTTACCTATTGAGCAAGTGACCATTGAAGGCAAGCACGTATTTAAAGTAGCGAGCAACTCACTCTATGCGTGTTTTGATACTGGTATAGATGAAGCTTTCGCGAAAGCGGTAGCCCAAGAAAAACCATTGCGCATTGTATTTAAAGACAGTGGCTTTAAAAATGATACCGCCAAAGAAAATGTAAAACAACTACTCAAACAATTGAGTCCAGATACCGAAATGAAAGTATTATAA
- a CDS encoding helix-turn-helix domain-containing protein, with protein MIGEHIRTLREANDILLRQLAAKLEMDQAMLSKMERGERSFRREDIDALAKIFKQPKKELLTLWLADKILKTTENQRYKKEALQLAIDQFDN; from the coding sequence ATGATAGGTGAACACATACGAACACTGAGAGAAGCTAATGATATCCTATTGCGGCAGCTGGCTGCAAAGTTAGAGATGGATCAAGCAATGTTGAGCAAGATGGAACGTGGCGAGCGTTCCTTTAGAAGAGAAGATATAGATGCACTTGCAAAAATCTTTAAACAGCCTAAGAAAGAACTCCTTACGCTATGGCTAGCAGACAAGATTTTAAAAACTACAGAAAACCAACGCTACAAAAAAGAAGCATTACAACTGGCTATTGACCAGTTTGATAATTAA